The Malus domestica chromosome 10, GDT2T_hap1 genome contains a region encoding:
- the LOC103429730 gene encoding uncharacterized protein isoform X43: MSKPSLRLQFTKLLVFYHVLLWQLGHWPQSKLHCRADVARLPEDEVSALRDFMSNTELRPEQIIEVTYCSDVVRTYGFVIECNCTNESGCRITGIRMSYLGLTGTIHEKVGDLTSLTYLILSNNTLHGGIPDTIGNLKNLQVLDLSRNQLNGSIPASLGRLVSLEYLYLQYNLLSQGIPPSFGSLTKLTELNLQFNMISDSIPEDFGNLSSLTIMELSENQLSGPLPQSLGNLTTLTTFYVSANNLSGKFPETYGNLTSLKKFSIAGNYISGPLPVETIAKWTNITHLVLVGNNFEGNLTEKIFRLPKLQYLLITDLANNSFPLPPKINNSANFISLTLRNCSINGTIPKYIGENMTSLRYLDLSFNKLTGGLPQNMSSKMIYMSFSRNMLNGTIAPSILGDSQTRIDLSFNYFSAEGSPVQSNQQLNLFACCRNSSTTEPQMMDPFEMKNRYCPENEPEYHSLFINCGGEETIVDGHQYDQDNDTSLFYTSPKKSWAYSLSGDFGVPESNTSNYIKSMTRGVHEAPLYEKARFSPISLEYYVFCLRKGNYIVTLYFKEIVDSKDEDYSSLRKRVFDVYIQDVRRLDYFKIREEEGTTEGPITKKISAVVVNDSGLLNIHLYWPGKGSYQYHPSFNGPLISAISVTPEFDPDKSKGQFVALITLASIVAALPLSLAFAWRMGWLPSEGFPKIETSQEKIVDEYQDSEELPSQEENGDEQRNTKDQGTRKNTEKYQGQEEIGDEHQDNEELPSQEEIGDEHQDNEELPSQEEIGDEHQDNEELPSQEEIGDEPRNTKGQEEVGDEQRNTKDQGRRKNTKTKRKKKEKLGDEHPNIVKKLGMFGLSYGFPLGMSSEELPSQEEIGDKHQDSEEFPSKEEIGDEHQDSEELPSQEEIGDEQRNTKGQQEINDEQRNTKDQGRRKNTETKRKKKEKIGDDHPDTVKKLGQEEIGEEHQDSEELPSQEEIGDEQRNTKGQEEIGDEQRNTKDQGRRKNTETKRKKKEKIGDERPNTIKKLGKEEIGDEHQDSEELPSQEEIGDEQRNTKDQGRRKNTETKRKKKEKIGDERPNTVKKLGMFGLSYGLPLDMSSEELPSQEEIGDEQRKTKDQGRWKNTETKRKKKEKIGDEHPDTVKKLGMLGLSYGFPLGMSSEELPSEEEIGDEQQDSEELPSQEEIGDEQRNRKGQEEIGEEQRNTKDQGRQKNTETKRKKKEKIGDEHPDTVKKLGMFGLSYGFPLGMSNEELPSQEEIGDEHQDSEELPSQQEIGDEQRNKKGQEEIGDEQRNTKDQGRWKNTETKTKKKEKIGDEHPDTVKKLGMLGLSYGFPLGMSSEELPSEEEIGDEHQDSEELPSQEEIGDEQRNRKGQEEIGDEQRNTKDQGRRKNTETKRKKKEKIGDEHPDTVKKLGMFGLSYGFPLGMSSEELPSQEEIGDEHQDSEKLPSQEEIGDEQRNMKGQEEIGDEQRNTKDQGRRKNTETKMKKKEKIGDEHPDIVKKLGMLGSSYGFPLGMSSEELPSQEEISDEHQDNEELPSQEKIGDEQRNTKGQEEIGDEQRNTKDQGRRKNTKTKMKKKEKIGDEHPDTVKKLGMLGLSYGFPLGMSSEELLSQEEIGDEHQDSEELRSQEEISDEQRNTKGQEEIGDEQINTKDQGRRTNTKTRRKKNEKIGDEHLDAVKELINATENFSDKKKLGHSETFFMAQLPSHTVAVKKLDSAHFKGKIDKLKEEIGIIESLQHNNILKLLHAYIGKDLQFLVYEYMENKSLEDILFGSSTSGTIKLDWNTRVNICLGIAQGLQYLHERVQIVHTNIKSANILLNEKLEAKISDFGFANLYSEEDKVMAIGRETKKGYTAPEYLQTDDLDSKLDVFSFGVVVLEIVSGERNVRNQSKKETEVLLDRAYKANRNGNLKSLVDKNLSTFDEREALIILKLALECTTMGASVRPEMSGVVSVLLGEKSIDEVCSPAKPTGDINVVGSLEELAGISDMAAKPTGDINVVGSLEESAGISDMAESLSPLWGS, from the exons ATGAGTAAGCCTTCTCTAAGACTGCAGTTTACTAAGCTTCTTGTTTTTTACCATGTTCTACTTTGGCAACTTGGACACTGGCCTCAATCCAAACTCCACTGCAGAGCCGACGTGGCTCGACTGCCGGAAGATGAAG TGTCTGCTCTCCGTGACTTTATGAGCAACACAGAGTTAAGGCCAGAGCAAATCATTGAGGTGACGTATTGCAGTGATGTAGTCCGGACTTACGGTTTTGTCATCGAATGTAATTGCACTAATGAGAGTGGATGCCGGATCACTGGAAT TAGAATGAGCTACTTAGGTTTAACTGGAACTATTCATGAAAAAGTGGGTGATCTTACAAGCCTAACCTACCT CATTCTATCCAACAACACACTTCATGGCGGAATACCAGACACCATTGGGAATTTGAAGAATCTCCAAGTCCT GGATCTATCGCGAAATCAACTCAATGGTTCAATACCAGCAAGCTTAGGGCGCTTGGTTTCTCTTGAATATCT ATATCTGCAATACAACTTGCTTAGCCAAGGTATACCACCAAGTTTTGGTTCACTGACGAAACTTACTGAATT GAATCTGCAGTTTAATATGATATCAGACTCAATTCCTGAGGATTTTGGAAATCTTTCGAGTCTTACAATTAT GGAACTGTCTGAGAATCAGCTGTCTGGTCCTCTTCCACAAAGCCTCGGAAACTTGACAACTCTCACAACCTT CTATGTGTCAGCCAATAATTTGAGTGGGAAATTTCCAGAAACTTATGGAAACCTCACAAGCCTGAAAAAGTT TTCGATAGCCGGGAATTACATTTCTGGTCCCTTACCAGTTGAAACCATAGCCAAGTGGACTAATATCACTCACCT GGTGCTCGTGGGAAACAATTTCGAAGGAAACTTGACTGAAAAAATATTCCGCTTGCCAAAGCTTCAGTATCT GTTGATAACTGACCTggcaaataatagtttcccaTTACCACCAAAAATCAACAACAGTGCCAATTTCATTTCTCT AACACTGAGGAACTGCTCAATCAACGGCACAATCCCCAAATACATTGGTGAAAATATGACATCCCTAAGATACCT AGACTTGAGCTTCAATAAGTTAACTGGTGGCCTCCCTCAGAATATGAGTTCAAAAATGATTTACat GTCTTTTTCTAGAAATATGCTTAACGGGACAATCGCACCTTCGATACTTGGGGACTCCCAAACTAGGAT AGATCTTTCGTTCAACTATTTTTCAGCAGAAGGCTCTCCAGTACAAAGCAACCAACAACT GAACTTGTTTGCATGCTGCCGCAACTCCTCAACCACTGAGCCACAAat GATGGATCCATTTGAAATGAAGAACAGATACTGTCCTGAAAACGAACCGGAGT ACCATTCCTTGTTTATTAATTGTGGTGGTGAAGAAACAATCGTAGATGGGCATCAATATGATCAAGATAATGACACATCCCTCTTTTACACAAGTCCAAAGAAAAGCTGGGCTTACAGCCTTTCCGGAGACTTTGGTGTACCAGAAAGTAATACTAGTAATTATATCAAGAGCATGACACGTGGAGTTCATGAGGCACCGTTGTATGAAAAAGCTCGGTTTTCCCCGATATCTCTCGAGTATTATGTTTTTTGTCTACGCAAAGGCAATTATATTGTGACGCTTTATTTCAAGGAAATTGTAGACAGTAAGGATGAAGATTATAGTAGTTTAAGAAAACGCGTATTTGATGTATATATTCAG GATGTGAGGAGACTAGATTATTTCAAGATTAGGGAGGAGGAGGGAACTACAGAAGGACCAATAACTAAAAAGATTTCAGCTGTGGTTGTAAATGATAGCGGTCTATTGAACATCCACTTGTACTGGCCTGGAAAGGGATCGTATCAATACCATCCTAGTTTTAATGGACCTCTAATATCAGCTATTTCTGTGACTCCTG AGTTCGATCCCGATAAAAGCAAAGGTCAATTTGTTGCATTGATTACGCTTGCTTCAATTGTTGCTGCTCTGCCGCTTTCATTGGCTTTTGCTTGGAGGATGGGCTGGCTGCCAAGCGAAGGGTTCCCCA AAATCGAAACAAGTCAAGAAAAAATAGTTGATGAGTATCAAGACAGCGAAGAGCTCCCCA GTCAAGAAGAAAATGGTGATGAGCAGAGAAACACGAAAGATCAAGGCACGCGgaagaacacagaaaaatatcAAG GTCAAGAAGAAATAGGAGATGAGCATCAAGACAACGAAGAGCTCCCCA GTCAAGAAGAAATAGGAGATGAGCATCAAGACAACGAAGAGCTCCCCA GTCAAGAAGAAATAGGTGATGAGCATCAAGACAACGAAGAGCTCCCCA GTCAAGAAGAAATAGGTGATGAGCCGAGAAACACGAAAGGTCAAGAAGAAGTAGGAGATGAACAGAGAAACACGAAAGATCAAGGCAGGCGGaagaacacaaaaacaaagaggaagaaaaaggaaaaactaGGTGATGAGCATCCAAACATCGTCAAAAAATTGGGTATGTTCGGATTGAGCTATGGATTTCCGTTGGGAATGTCAAGCGAAGAGCTCCCCA GTCAAGAAGAAATAGGTGATAAGCATCAGGACAGCGAAGAGTTCCCCA GTAAAGAAGAAATAGGTGATGAGCATCAAGACAGCGAAGAGCTCCCCA GTCAAGAAGAAATAGGTGATGAGCAGAGAAACACGAAAGGTCAACAAGAAATAAATGACGAGCAGAGAAACACGAAAGATCAAGGCAGGCGGAAGAACACAGaaacaaagaggaagaaaaaggaaaaaataggTGATGATCATCCAGACACCGTAAAAAAATTGG GTCAAGAAGAAATAGGTGAGGAGCATCAAGACAGCGAAGAGCTCCCCA GCCAAGAAGAAATAGGTGATGAGCAGAGAAACACGAAAGGTCAAGAAGAAATAGGTGATGAGCAGAGAAACACGAAAGATCAAGGCAGGCGGAAGAACACAGaaacaaagaggaagaaaaaggaaaaaataggTGATGAGCGTCCAAACACCATCAAAAAATTGG GTAAAGAAGAAATAGGTGATGAGCATCAAGACAGCGAAGAACTCCCCA GCCAAGAAGAAATAGGTGATGAGCAGAGAAACACGAAAGATCAAGGCAGGCGGAAGAACACAGaaacaaagaggaagaaaaaggaaaaaataggTGATGAGCGTCCAAACACCGTCAAAAAATTGGGTATGTTCGGATTGAGCTATGGATTACCGTTGGATATGTCAAGCGAAGAGCTCCCCA gCCAAGAAGAAATAGGTGATGAGCAGAGAAAAACGAAAGATCAAGGCAGGTGGAAGAACACAGaaacaaagaggaagaaaaaggaaaaaataggTGATGAGCATCCCGACACCGTCAAAAAATTGGGTATGTTGGGATTGAGCTATGGATTTCCGTTGGGTATGTCAAGCGAAGAGCTCCCCA GTGAAGAAGAAATAGGTGatgaacaacaagatagcgaagAGCTCCCCA gtCAAGAAGAAATAGGTGATGAGCAGAGAAACAGGAAAGGTCAAGAAGAAATAGGTGAGGAGCAGAGAAACACGAAAGATCAAGGCAGGCAGAAGAACACagaaacaaaaaggaagaaaaaggaaaaaataggTGATGAGCATCCAGACACTGTAAAAAAATTGGGTATGTTCGGATTGAGCTATGGATTTCCGTTGGGTATGTCAAACGAAGAGCTCCCCA GTCAAGAAGAAATAGGTGATGAGCATCAAGACAGCGAAGAACTCCCCA GTCAACAAGAAATAGGTGATGAGCAGAGAAACAAGAAAGGTCAAGAAGAAATTGGTGATGAGCAGAGAAACACGAAAGATCAAGGCAGGTGGAAGAACACAGAAACAAAGacgaagaaaaaggaaaaaataggTGATGAGCATCCAGACACCGTCAAAAAATTGGGTATGTTGGGATTGAGCTATGGATTTCCGTTGGGTATGTCAAGCGAAGAGCTCCCCA GTGAAGAAGAAATAGGTGATGAGCATCAAGATAGCGAAGAGCTCCCCA gtCAAGAAGAAATAGGTGATGAGCAGAGAAACAGGAAAGGTCAAGAAGAAATAGGTGATGAGCAGAGAAACACGAAAGATCAAGGCAGGCGGAAGAACACTGaaacaaagaggaagaaaaaggaaaaaataggTGATGAGCATCCAGACACTGTAAAAAAATTGGGTATGTTCGGATTGAGCTATGGATTTCCGTTGGGTATGTCAAGCGAAGAGCTCCCCA GTCAAGAAGAAATAGGTGATGAGCATCAAGACAGCGAAAAGCTCCCTA GTCAAGAAGAAATAGGTGATGAGCAAAGAAACATGAAAGGTCAAGAAGAAATAGGGGATGAGCAGAGAAACACGAAAGATCAAGGTAGGCGGAAGAACACAGAaacaaagatgaagaaaaaggaaaaaataggTGATGAGCATCCAGACATTGTTAAAAAATTGGGTATGTTGGGATCGAGCTATGGATTTCCGTTGGGTATGTCAAGCGAAGAGCTCCCCA gTCAAGAAGAAATAAGTGATGAGCATCAAGACAACGAAGAGCTCCCCA GTCAAGAAAAAATAGGTGATGAGCAGAGAAACACGAAAGGTCAAGAAGAAATAGGGGATGAGCAGAGAAACACGAAAGATCAAGGCAGGCGGaagaacacaaaaacaaagatgaagaaaaaggaaaaaataggTGATGAGCATCCAGACACTGTTAAAAAATTGGGTATGTTGGGATTGAGCTATGGATTTCCGTTGGGTATGTCAAGCGAAGAGCTCCTCA GTCAAGAAGAAATAGGTGATGAGCATCAAGACAGCGAAGAGCTCCGCA GTCAAGAAGAAATAAGTGATGAGCAGAGAAACACGAAAGGTCAAGAAGAAATTGGTGATGAGCAGATAAACACGAAAGATCAAGGCAGGCGGACGAACAcaaaaacaaggaggaagaaaaatgaaaaaataggTGATGAGCATCTAGACGCCGTCAAAGAATTAATAAATGCTACCGAAAATTTTAGcgacaaaaaaaaacttggtcATTCTGAGACATTTTTTATG GCACAACTGCCAAGTCATACTGTGGCCGTGAAGAAACTAGATTCCGCTCATTTTAAGGGAAAAATCGATAAACTGAAAGAGGAAATTGGCATCATAGAGTCATTGCAACACAACAATATCCTTAAACTGTTGCATGCTTATATTGGAAAAGACCTCCAATTTCTTGTTTACGAATACATGGAAAATAAATCCCTTGAAGACATCTTATTTG GCTCGAGTACTTCTGGCACAATCAAGCTTGATTGGAATACAAGGGTTAACATTTGCTTGGGAATAGCACAGGGTTTGCAATATCTACATGAGAGAGTACAGATTGTTCATACGAATATAAAATCTGCTAATATTCTTCTTAATGAAAAACTTGAGGCTAAGATATCGGACTTTGGATTTGCAAATCTTTATTCTGAAGAAGATAAAGTTATGGCCATCGGAAGAGAAACAAAGAA AGGCTACACGGCGCCAGAGTATTTGCAAACGGATGATTTAGATAGCAAACTGGATGTTTTCAGCTTTGGGGTGGTCGTACTTGAAATTGTTAGTGGGGAGAGAAACGTACGTaaccaatcaaagaaggaaactGAGGTTCTTTTAGACAGG GCTTATAAAGCAAATAGAAACGGAAATTTGAAGAGCTTGGTTGATAAGAATTTGTCTACATTTGATGAAAGAGAAGCCCTTATCATCTTGAAATTAGCATTGGAGTGCACCACGATGGGTGCTAGTGTCAGACCTGAAATGTCTGGAGTTGTTAGTGTTCTTCTTGGCGAAAAAAGCATTGACGAGGTTTGTTCACCTGCCAAGCCCACTGGCGACATCAATGTTGTTGGTTCCCTCGAAGAGTTGGCAGGCATTTCTGATATGGCTGCCAAGCCCACTGGCGACATCAATGTTGTTGGTTCCCTCGAAGAGTCGGCAGGCATTTCTGATATGGCAGAGTCTCTTTCCCCACTTTGGGGAAGTTGA